The Hevea brasiliensis isolate MT/VB/25A 57/8 chromosome 1, ASM3005281v1, whole genome shotgun sequence genome has a window encoding:
- the LOC110635010 gene encoding receptor-like serine/threonine-protein kinase NCRK isoform X7, with product MKVQVEVALACLIGFIWIQQDEVSTTSGLKNWTCTCSLPYQGNQSYTKSNCSTSCNCNIVGGPSGDIWTCACAADGFPKIASGTVDATCFTACNCTSGSLAKTQARRNHLSGKVVVIILLLCVILTTLAFLASITCCVYRKVKCPIQPPMFSSDGETSCNSATNLISHKASSPSEIKVNSNWPINPISGCFRRASLLCRSDSEILHGTIIRFSFSELDYATNKFSNSNLIGHGGSSYVYRGQLRDGKIVAIKRLKAQGGPDADSVFSKEVEVLSRLYHCHVVPLLGYCSEFQGKHSERLLVFEYMPNGNLRDCLDGVLGESMKWETRVIIAIGAARGLEYLHEAAAPRILHRDVKSTNILLDENWRAKITDLGMAKRLKADGVPSSSSSPARMQGTFGYFAPEYAMVGRASLMSDVFSFGVVLLELITGRQPIHKSTNKGEESLVLWATPLLQESGRVVSELPDPRLKGNFPEEEMQIMAYLAKECLLLDPDARPTMSEVVQILSTISPNKSRRRNIPVNLFKMSSSRSMKSESYIQKPDIRVESLVNAAELRGDMSVKQSAMCSMPLDVEHTFSVEHNTKGEVPVSSEYMERLILLTSKARSCRAKDDEAVDLTEPRFESFRMANKSP from the exons ATGAAGGTCCAAGTGGAAGTTGCCCTTGCTTGCCTCATTGGTTTTATCTGGATTCAGCAAG ATGAAGTTTCCACTACGTCAGGCTTAAAAAATTGGACATGTACATGTTCATTGCCATATCAAGGAAATCAGAGTTATACTAAATCTAACTGTTCTACATCCTGCAATTGCAACATAG TTGGAGGACCAAGTGGTGATATATGGACATGTGCATGTGCCGCTGATGGATTTCCTAAAATAGCTTCAGGCACTGTTGATGCTACCTGTTTTACTGCTTGCAACTGCACTTCTG GATCTCTTGCAAAGACTCAAGCTAGAAGAAATCACCTCTCTGGCAAAGTTGTTGTAATCATTCTGCTACTATGTGTCATACTTACAACACTTGCTTTTCTTGCTTCCATAACTTGCTGTGTCTATCGAAAAGTTAAATGCCCTATCCAGCCTCCGATGTTCTCTTCAGACGGAGAAACTAGTTGCAACAGTGCTACTAACTTAATAAGTCATAAGGCATCTTCACCATCAGAAATCAAGGTCAATAGTAATTGGCCCATTAATCCTATCTCAG GGTGTTTTCGCAGAGCTTCTTTATTGTGTAGGAGTGATTCAGAGATTTTACATGGCACCATCATCCGATTTTCATTCTCTGAATTGGATTATGCAACAAATAAGTTCTCCAATTCCAATCTTATAGGACATGGTGGAAGCAGCTATGTATATCGTGGTCAGCTTAGAGATGGTAAAATTGTAGCAATTAAGCGACTTAAAGCTCAAGGAGGGCCTGATGCGGACTCTGTCTTTTCAAAAGAG GTTGAAGTGTTATCAAGACTCTATCACTGTCATGTTGTGCCCTTGCTTGGCTACTGCTCGGAATTCCAAGGGAAACATTCTGAGAGGTTGCTGGTCTTTGAATACATGCCTAATGGTAACTTGAGGGATTGTTTGGATGGAGTTTTGGGTGAAAGCATGAAATGGGAAACTCGTGTTATAATTGCAATAGGAGCTGCCAGGGGcttagaatatcttcatgaagcGGCTGCTCCAAGGATTTTGCACAGAGATGTCAAATCCACAAATATCCTCCTGGATGAAAACTGGAGAGCAAAA ATTACTGATCTTGGTATGGCTAAACGTTTAAAAGCTGATGGTGTTCCCAGCAGTTCCAGTTCTCCTGCAAGAATGCAGGGTACTTTTGGCTATTTTGCACCAGAGTATGCAATGGTTGGGAGGGCCTCTCTCATGTCAGATGTTTTTAGTTTTGGGGTAGTTCTCCTTGAGCTTATTACTGGTCGACAGCCCATCCATAAATCAACCAATAAAGGAGAAGAAAGCCTCGTCTTATGG GCTACTCCTCTTTTGCAGGAAAGTGGGAGAGTAGTATCAGAATTGCCCGATCCACGTTTGAAAGGTAACTTCCCAGAAGAAGAAATGCAGATAATGGCTTACCTAGCGAAGGAGTGCCTGCTGTTGGATCCTGATGCTCGACCAACCATGAGTGAGGTTGTACAAATCCTCTCAACTATTTCACCAAATAAGTCTAGAAGGAGAAACATTCCTGTAAATCTCTTTAAG ATGTCTTCTTCACGCAGCATGAAAAGCGAGTCATACATTCAAAAACCAGATATTCGAGTTGAAAGTCTTGTCAATGCAGCAGAGCTGAGAGGAGACATGTCAGTTAAACAGTCAGCTATGTGCTCTATGCCATTGGATGTTGAGCATACCTTCTCTGTTGAACACAACACCAAGGGAGAAGTTCCTGTTTCATCAGAGTATATGGAAAGATTGATTCTCTTGACTTCAAAAGCTAGGAGTTGTCGTGCCAAGGATGATGAGGCTGTGGACTTAACTGAACCTAGGTTTGAATCATTCCGCATGGCAAATAAATCTCCTTGA
- the LOC110635010 gene encoding receptor-like serine/threonine-protein kinase NCRK isoform X5 has product MKVQVEVALACLIGFIWIQQGFCDEVSTTSGLKNWTCTCSLPYQGNQSYTKSNCSTSCNCNIVGGPSGDIWTCACAADGFPKIASGTVDATCFTACNCTSGSLAKTQARRNHLSGKVVVIILLLCVILTTLAFLASITCCVYRKVKCPIQPPMFSSDGETSCNSATNLISHKASSPSEIKVNSNWPINPISGCFRRASLLCRSDSEILHGTIIRFSFSELDYATNKFSNSNLIGHGGSSYVYRGQLRDGKIVAIKRLKAQGGPDADSVFSKEVEVLSRLYHCHVVPLLGYCSEFQGKHSERLLVFEYMPNGNLRDCLDGVLGESMKWETRVIIAIGAARGLEYLHEAAAPRILHRDVKSTNILLDENWRAKITDLGMAKRLKADGVPSSSSSPARMQGTFGYFAPEYAMVGRASLMSDVFSFGVVLLELITGRQPIHKSTNKGEESLVLWATPLLQESGRVVSELPDPRLKGNFPEEEMQIMAYLAKECLLLDPDARPTMSEVVQILSTISPNKSRRRNIPVNLFKMSSSRSMKSESYIQKPDIRVESLVNAAELRGDMSVKQSAMCSMPLDVEHTFSVEHNTKGEVPVSSEYMERLILLTSKARSCRAKDDEAVDLTEPRFESFRMANKSP; this is encoded by the exons ATGAAGGTCCAAGTGGAAGTTGCCCTTGCTTGCCTCATTGGTTTTATCTGGATTCAGCAAGGTTTTTGTG ATGAAGTTTCCACTACGTCAGGCTTAAAAAATTGGACATGTACATGTTCATTGCCATATCAAGGAAATCAGAGTTATACTAAATCTAACTGTTCTACATCCTGCAATTGCAACATAG TTGGAGGACCAAGTGGTGATATATGGACATGTGCATGTGCCGCTGATGGATTTCCTAAAATAGCTTCAGGCACTGTTGATGCTACCTGTTTTACTGCTTGCAACTGCACTTCTG GATCTCTTGCAAAGACTCAAGCTAGAAGAAATCACCTCTCTGGCAAAGTTGTTGTAATCATTCTGCTACTATGTGTCATACTTACAACACTTGCTTTTCTTGCTTCCATAACTTGCTGTGTCTATCGAAAAGTTAAATGCCCTATCCAGCCTCCGATGTTCTCTTCAGACGGAGAAACTAGTTGCAACAGTGCTACTAACTTAATAAGTCATAAGGCATCTTCACCATCAGAAATCAAGGTCAATAGTAATTGGCCCATTAATCCTATCTCAG GGTGTTTTCGCAGAGCTTCTTTATTGTGTAGGAGTGATTCAGAGATTTTACATGGCACCATCATCCGATTTTCATTCTCTGAATTGGATTATGCAACAAATAAGTTCTCCAATTCCAATCTTATAGGACATGGTGGAAGCAGCTATGTATATCGTGGTCAGCTTAGAGATGGTAAAATTGTAGCAATTAAGCGACTTAAAGCTCAAGGAGGGCCTGATGCGGACTCTGTCTTTTCAAAAGAG GTTGAAGTGTTATCAAGACTCTATCACTGTCATGTTGTGCCCTTGCTTGGCTACTGCTCGGAATTCCAAGGGAAACATTCTGAGAGGTTGCTGGTCTTTGAATACATGCCTAATGGTAACTTGAGGGATTGTTTGGATGGAGTTTTGGGTGAAAGCATGAAATGGGAAACTCGTGTTATAATTGCAATAGGAGCTGCCAGGGGcttagaatatcttcatgaagcGGCTGCTCCAAGGATTTTGCACAGAGATGTCAAATCCACAAATATCCTCCTGGATGAAAACTGGAGAGCAAAA ATTACTGATCTTGGTATGGCTAAACGTTTAAAAGCTGATGGTGTTCCCAGCAGTTCCAGTTCTCCTGCAAGAATGCAGGGTACTTTTGGCTATTTTGCACCAGAGTATGCAATGGTTGGGAGGGCCTCTCTCATGTCAGATGTTTTTAGTTTTGGGGTAGTTCTCCTTGAGCTTATTACTGGTCGACAGCCCATCCATAAATCAACCAATAAAGGAGAAGAAAGCCTCGTCTTATGG GCTACTCCTCTTTTGCAGGAAAGTGGGAGAGTAGTATCAGAATTGCCCGATCCACGTTTGAAAGGTAACTTCCCAGAAGAAGAAATGCAGATAATGGCTTACCTAGCGAAGGAGTGCCTGCTGTTGGATCCTGATGCTCGACCAACCATGAGTGAGGTTGTACAAATCCTCTCAACTATTTCACCAAATAAGTCTAGAAGGAGAAACATTCCTGTAAATCTCTTTAAG ATGTCTTCTTCACGCAGCATGAAAAGCGAGTCATACATTCAAAAACCAGATATTCGAGTTGAAAGTCTTGTCAATGCAGCAGAGCTGAGAGGAGACATGTCAGTTAAACAGTCAGCTATGTGCTCTATGCCATTGGATGTTGAGCATACCTTCTCTGTTGAACACAACACCAAGGGAGAAGTTCCTGTTTCATCAGAGTATATGGAAAGATTGATTCTCTTGACTTCAAAAGCTAGGAGTTGTCGTGCCAAGGATGATGAGGCTGTGGACTTAACTGAACCTAGGTTTGAATCATTCCGCATGGCAAATAAATCTCCTTGA